One window from the genome of Streptomyces sp. WZ-12 encodes:
- a CDS encoding mycoredoxin: MAGTVTMYSTTWCGYCRRLKGQMDREGIAYTEINIEQDPESAAFVEKANGGNQTVPTVLFADGSTLTNPSLAQVKEKVAAA, translated from the coding sequence ATGGCGGGCACTGTGACGATGTACAGCACGACCTGGTGCGGTTACTGCCGTCGGCTGAAGGGCCAGATGGACCGCGAGGGCATTGCCTACACCGAGATCAACATCGAGCAGGACCCGGAGTCCGCGGCGTTCGTGGAGAAGGCCAACGGCGGCAACCAGACGGTGCCGACCGTGCTCTTCGCCGACGGCTCGACGCTGACCAACCCGTCCCTGGCGCAGGTCAAGGAGAAGGTCGCCGCGGCCTGA
- the nudC gene encoding NAD(+) diphosphatase produces MTTWTDRTADRPITFSAPSGIDRSAHHRLDEAWLAAAWSHPTTRVFVVSGGQALIDDTPDGRTELIMTPTFEAPLTEAHRYYLGTDEDGVSYFALQKDALPGRLDQSARAAGLREAGMLLSPRDAGLLVHAVALENWQRMHRFCSRCGERTVIAAAGHIRRCPACGAEHYPRTDPAVIMLVTDDQDRALLGRQVHWPEGRFSTLAGFVEPGESIEHSVAREVYEEAGVVIGDVEYVASQPWPFPSSLMLGFMARATSSEIQVDGEEIEEARWFSRDDLAAAFASGEVLPPYGISIAARLIEKWYGKPLPRP; encoded by the coding sequence GTGACCACCTGGACCGACCGCACGGCCGACCGGCCGATCACCTTCAGCGCGCCGAGCGGCATCGACCGCAGTGCCCACCACCGTCTGGACGAGGCATGGCTGGCGGCGGCCTGGAGCCACCCGACGACGCGCGTCTTCGTCGTGTCCGGGGGACAGGCGCTGATCGACGACACCCCTGACGGTCGCACCGAACTGATCATGACGCCGACCTTCGAGGCGCCGCTGACCGAGGCCCACCGCTACTACCTCGGCACCGACGAGGACGGGGTCAGCTACTTCGCGCTCCAGAAGGACGCGCTGCCCGGCCGCCTCGACCAGTCCGCGCGCGCCGCCGGACTGCGCGAGGCCGGGATGCTGCTCTCCCCGCGGGACGCCGGTCTGCTGGTGCACGCCGTGGCGCTGGAGAACTGGCAGCGGATGCACCGCTTCTGCTCGCGCTGCGGCGAACGGACGGTCATCGCGGCGGCCGGCCACATCCGCCGCTGCCCGGCCTGCGGCGCCGAGCACTACCCGCGCACCGACCCGGCCGTGATCATGCTCGTCACCGACGACCAGGACCGCGCCCTGCTCGGCCGCCAGGTCCACTGGCCCGAGGGCCGCTTCTCCACGCTCGCCGGCTTCGTCGAGCCGGGCGAGTCCATCGAGCACTCGGTCGCCCGCGAGGTCTACGAGGAGGCCGGGGTCGTCATCGGCGACGTCGAGTACGTCGCCAGCCAGCCCTGGCCCTTCCCCTCCAGCCTGATGCTGGGCTTCATGGCCCGCGCCACCTCCTCGGAGATCCAGGTGGACGGCGAGGAGATCGAGGAGGCCCGGTGGTTCTCCCGCGACGATCTGGCCGCCGCCTTCGCCTCCGGTGAGGTCCTCCCGCCCTACGGCATCTCCATCGCCGCACGGCTCATCGAGAAGTGGTACGGCAAGCCGCTGCCCAGGCCCTGA
- a CDS encoding dipeptidase: MSTTPDNAVRAYIAGHRDAFLDDLAQWLRIPSVSADPDRAADVRRSAEWLAAKLAETGFPVSEVWETGGLPAVFAEWPAGDPSAPTVLVYGHHDVQPAAREDGWHTDPFEPETVDGKLYARGAADDKGQVFFHTLGVRAHLAATGRTAPAVNLKLLIEGEEESGSPHFPALIEQHADRLACDAVIVSDTGMWSKDTPTVCTGMRGLTDCQIDLYGPDQDIHSGSFGGAVPNPATEAARLVAALHDADRRVAVPGFYDGVIELTDREREPFAELPFDEEGWLRTAHSHATLGEAGTTTLERIWARPTAEVNGISGGYQGPGGKTIVPSSAQLKLSFRLVAGQDADAVQQAVRAWVAERLPAGIRHEITFWGATRPCLTPLDHPALQSVVRAMGRAFETEIRFTREGGSGPAADLQDVLGVPVLFLGISVPSDGWHAPNEKVELDLLMKGVETAAHLWGDLADAWRPS, translated from the coding sequence ATGAGCACCACCCCGGACAACGCCGTCCGCGCGTACATCGCCGGCCACCGCGACGCCTTCCTCGACGACCTCGCCCAGTGGCTGCGCATCCCCTCGGTTTCCGCCGACCCCGACCGCGCCGCCGATGTGCGCCGCAGCGCCGAGTGGCTCGCCGCCAAGCTGGCCGAGACCGGCTTCCCGGTGTCCGAGGTCTGGGAGACCGGGGGACTGCCCGCGGTCTTCGCCGAGTGGCCCGCCGGGGACCCGTCCGCCCCCACCGTGCTCGTCTACGGCCACCACGACGTCCAGCCCGCCGCCCGCGAGGACGGTTGGCACACCGACCCCTTCGAGCCGGAGACCGTCGACGGGAAGCTGTACGCCCGCGGCGCCGCCGACGACAAGGGGCAGGTGTTCTTCCACACCCTCGGCGTCCGCGCGCACCTCGCCGCGACCGGCCGCACCGCCCCCGCGGTCAACCTCAAGCTGCTCATCGAGGGCGAGGAGGAGTCCGGCTCGCCGCACTTCCCGGCCCTGATCGAGCAGCACGCCGACCGCCTGGCCTGCGACGCGGTGATCGTCTCCGACACCGGGATGTGGTCCAAGGACACCCCCACCGTCTGCACCGGCATGCGCGGGCTGACGGACTGCCAGATCGACCTGTACGGGCCCGACCAGGACATCCACTCCGGCTCGTTCGGCGGCGCGGTGCCCAACCCGGCCACCGAGGCGGCCCGGCTCGTCGCCGCCCTCCACGACGCCGACCGCAGGGTCGCCGTCCCCGGCTTCTACGACGGCGTGATCGAGCTCACCGACCGCGAGCGGGAGCCCTTCGCCGAGCTGCCCTTCGACGAGGAGGGCTGGCTGCGCACCGCGCACTCGCACGCCACCCTCGGCGAGGCCGGCACCACCACCCTGGAGCGCATCTGGGCCCGCCCCACCGCCGAGGTCAACGGCATCTCCGGCGGCTACCAGGGCCCCGGCGGCAAGACCATCGTCCCGTCCTCGGCCCAGTTGAAGCTCTCGTTCCGGCTGGTCGCCGGCCAGGACGCGGACGCCGTCCAACAGGCCGTCCGCGCCTGGGTCGCCGAGCGGCTCCCGGCCGGCATCCGCCACGAGATCACCTTCTGGGGCGCCACCCGCCCCTGCCTCACCCCGCTCGACCACCCCGCGCTCCAGTCCGTGGTGCGCGCCATGGGCCGGGCCTTCGAGACGGAGATCCGCTTCACCCGCGAGGGCGGCTCAGGGCCGGCCGCCGACCTCCAGGACGTCCTCGGCGTCCCGGTCCTGTTCCTCGGCATCTCGGTGCCCTCCGACGGCTGGCACGCGCCGAACGAGAAGGTCGAGCTCGACCTGCTGATGAAGGGCGTCGAGACCGCCGCCCACCTCTGGGGCGACCTGGCGGACGCCTGGCGCCCGTCCTGA
- a CDS encoding ATP-dependent DNA helicase, which yields MSAHLTDPEQLKELLGIPFTPEQTACITAPPAPQVIVAGAGSGKTTVMAARVVWLVGTGQVAPEQVLGLTFTNKAAGELAERVRAALLAAGVTDPDPLPGAAAGAEPPGEPRISTYHAFAGQLLKDHGLRIGLEPSARLLADATRFQLAARTLRAAPGPYPSLTTSLPTLVEDLLALDGELSEHLVDPPTLHAHDTALLAELEHAKLSNADLRKVPEAARGRLELLDLVGAYRREKRRRDLLDFGDQIALAATLATTRPEVGALLREEFRVVLLDEYQDTSVAQRLLLAGLFGAGAGSATGHAVTAVGDPCQAIYGWRGASVANLDDFPAHFPFADGTPARRFALSENRRSGGRLLDLANRLAAPLRAMHAGVEALRPAPGAERDGQVRCALLPTHAEELTWLADSLAHLVRTGTPPGGIAVLCRSAADFAQIQGELVARDVPVEVVGLSGLLHLPEIADLVAVCEVLQDPTANASLVRLLIGPRWRIGPRDLALLGRRARALARPGTPADDDPERRLAAAVEGVDPAETVSLADALDTFLEAGGPDDGLPFSSEARVRFARLAAELRDLRRSLADPLMDVLHRILAVTGLEVELSASPHALAARRRETLGTFLDLAAGFAAKEGGAALDGEATLLAFLGFLRTAVQFEKGLDSSLPGGENTVKVLTAHKSKGLEWDVVAVPGLVTKQFPSEQARESWTGRAKVLPHPLRGDAATLPEVGEWTARGVKDFKEAMRHHQETEELRLGYVTFTRPRSLLLGSGHWWGPSQKRSRGPSAFLTALREHCEAGHGEIEVWADQPEEGAENPALAEAAADRPWPLPLDEDATARRRAAAATVRAHLARQAPETAPAPPAPGYDPEWPPPPDDEEWAAAHEDDPLPPPPEDDPYEASPYEASPYEDEPPYGADAPAAEPYADGRRPRLIAQRSAEPDPAALEGAAAGTAGTGAPTGQEGLSPLPPEERRLAASWDRDLTALAAELRSSRARVRDVPLPASLTATQLLQVAADPDGFARELARPMPRAPQRAARRGTRFHAWVQSRFEELPLPLLGPDELPGAEPGEEPEIADEQDLQALKEAFARSPYARRTPFRVEVPFRMTLAGRVIRGRIDAVYKEPGPGGDRFEIVDWKTGRNLPSGAGGADPLQLAVYRLAWAERYGLAPSEVGAAFLFVRTGEVVRPARLPGREGLERILRGETAGRYPPEGR from the coding sequence GTGTCAGCTCACCTCACCGACCCCGAGCAGCTCAAGGAGCTGCTGGGCATCCCGTTCACCCCGGAGCAGACGGCGTGCATCACGGCGCCGCCCGCCCCGCAGGTCATCGTGGCCGGGGCCGGTTCGGGCAAGACCACGGTGATGGCCGCGCGGGTGGTGTGGCTGGTCGGCACCGGCCAGGTCGCCCCCGAGCAGGTCCTCGGGCTGACGTTCACCAACAAGGCGGCGGGCGAGCTGGCCGAGCGGGTCCGCGCGGCCCTCCTGGCGGCCGGCGTCACCGACCCCGACCCCCTCCCGGGCGCGGCCGCCGGCGCCGAGCCCCCCGGGGAGCCGCGGATCTCCACGTACCACGCCTTCGCCGGCCAGCTCCTGAAGGACCACGGCCTGCGCATCGGCCTGGAGCCCAGCGCCCGCCTGCTCGCCGACGCCACCCGCTTCCAGCTCGCCGCCCGCACCCTGCGCGCCGCCCCCGGCCCGTATCCCTCGCTCACCACCTCGCTGCCCACCCTCGTGGAGGACCTCCTCGCCCTCGACGGCGAGCTGTCCGAGCACCTGGTGGACCCGCCCACTCTGCACGCCCACGACACCGCGCTGCTCGCCGAGTTGGAGCACGCCAAGCTCAGCAACGCCGACCTGCGCAAGGTCCCCGAGGCCGCCCGCGGCCGCCTGGAGCTGCTCGACCTCGTCGGCGCCTACCGCCGCGAGAAGCGCCGCCGCGACCTGCTGGACTTCGGCGACCAGATCGCCCTCGCGGCGACGCTGGCCACCACCCGCCCGGAGGTCGGCGCGCTGCTGCGCGAGGAGTTCCGCGTCGTCCTCCTCGACGAGTACCAGGACACCTCCGTCGCCCAACGGCTGCTGCTCGCCGGCCTGTTCGGCGCCGGCGCCGGCTCCGCCACCGGGCACGCGGTCACCGCCGTCGGCGACCCCTGCCAGGCCATCTACGGCTGGCGCGGCGCCTCCGTCGCCAATCTCGACGACTTCCCCGCCCACTTCCCGTTCGCCGACGGCACCCCGGCCCGTCGCTTCGCGCTCAGCGAGAACCGCCGCAGCGGCGGCCGCCTCCTGGACCTCGCCAACCGCCTGGCCGCCCCGCTGCGCGCGATGCACGCCGGCGTCGAGGCGCTGCGCCCGGCCCCCGGCGCCGAGCGGGACGGGCAGGTCCGCTGCGCCCTGCTGCCCACCCACGCCGAGGAGCTCACCTGGCTCGCGGACTCCCTCGCCCACCTGGTCCGCACCGGCACCCCGCCCGGCGGGATCGCGGTGCTGTGCCGCTCCGCCGCCGACTTCGCGCAGATCCAGGGCGAGTTGGTGGCCCGGGACGTACCGGTGGAGGTCGTCGGCCTCTCCGGGCTGCTCCACCTCCCCGAGATCGCCGACCTGGTCGCGGTCTGCGAGGTCCTCCAGGACCCGACGGCCAACGCCTCCCTGGTGCGGCTGCTGATCGGCCCCCGTTGGCGGATCGGCCCGCGCGACCTGGCCCTGCTGGGCCGCCGGGCGCGCGCCCTGGCCCGCCCCGGCACCCCCGCCGACGACGACCCGGAGCGCCGCCTGGCCGCGGCCGTCGAGGGCGTCGACCCGGCCGAGACGGTCTCCCTCGCCGACGCGCTGGACACCTTCCTGGAGGCCGGCGGCCCGGACGACGGCCTGCCGTTCTCCTCGGAGGCCCGGGTCCGCTTCGCCCGGCTGGCCGCCGAACTCCGCGACCTGCGGCGCTCGTTGGCCGACCCGCTGATGGACGTGCTGCACCGGATCCTGGCCGTCACCGGACTGGAGGTCGAGCTGTCCGCCTCGCCGCACGCCCTGGCCGCCCGCCGCCGCGAGACCCTGGGCACCTTCCTGGACCTCGCGGCCGGCTTCGCCGCCAAGGAGGGCGGCGCGGCCCTCGACGGCGAGGCCACGCTGCTCGCCTTCCTGGGTTTCCTGCGCACCGCCGTCCAGTTCGAGAAGGGCCTGGACAGCTCGCTCCCGGGCGGCGAGAACACCGTCAAGGTGCTCACCGCCCACAAGTCCAAGGGCCTGGAGTGGGACGTCGTCGCGGTGCCCGGCCTGGTGACCAAGCAGTTCCCCAGCGAGCAGGCCCGCGAGTCGTGGACCGGCCGCGCCAAGGTGCTGCCGCACCCGCTCCGGGGGGACGCCGCGACCCTGCCCGAAGTGGGGGAGTGGACCGCCCGCGGTGTGAAGGACTTCAAGGAGGCGATGCGGCACCACCAGGAGACCGAGGAACTCCGCCTCGGCTACGTCACGTTCACCCGCCCCCGCTCCCTCCTCCTCGGCTCCGGCCACTGGTGGGGCCCGAGCCAGAAGCGCTCGCGCGGCCCGTCCGCCTTCCTCACGGCGCTGCGCGAGCACTGCGAGGCGGGCCACGGCGAGATCGAGGTCTGGGCCGACCAGCCCGAGGAGGGCGCCGAGAACCCCGCCCTCGCCGAGGCCGCCGCCGACCGGCCCTGGCCGCTGCCCCTGGACGAGGACGCCACCGCCCGCCGCCGCGCGGCCGCCGCCACCGTCCGCGCCCACCTCGCCCGCCAGGCCCCGGAGACCGCCCCGGCACCCCCGGCCCCCGGGTACGACCCGGAATGGCCGCCGCCCCCGGACGACGAGGAGTGGGCGGCCGCTCACGAGGACGATCCGCTCCCGCCGCCCCCGGAGGACGACCCGTACGAGGCGTCCCCGTACGAGGCGTCCCCGTACGAGGACGAGCCCCCGTACGGGGCGGACGCCCCGGCCGCCGAGCCGTACGCCGACGGCCGCCGCCCCCGCCTCATCGCCCAGCGTTCCGCCGAGCCCGACCCGGCCGCCCTGGAAGGCGCCGCCGCCGGCACCGCGGGCACGGGCGCCCCCACCGGCCAGGAGGGCCTCTCCCCGCTGCCCCCCGAGGAGCGTCGCCTCGCGGCGTCCTGGGACCGCGATCTGACGGCGCTGGCCGCCGAGTTGCGCAGCTCCCGCGCCCGGGTCCGCGATGTCCCGCTCCCGGCCTCGCTCACCGCCACCCAGCTCCTTCAGGTCGCCGCCGACCCGGACGGCTTCGCCCGCGAGCTGGCCCGCCCGATGCCGCGCGCACCGCAGCGCGCCGCCCGCCGCGGCACCCGCTTCCACGCCTGGGTCCAGTCCCGTTTCGAGGAGCTGCCGTTGCCGCTGCTCGGCCCGGACGAGCTCCCGGGCGCCGAGCCCGGCGAGGAGCCGGAGATCGCCGACGAGCAGGACCTTCAGGCGCTGAAGGAGGCGTTCGCCCGCAGCCCGTACGCCCGGCGGACCCCGTTCCGGGTGGAGGTCCCGTTCCGGATGACGCTCGCCGGAAGGGTGATCCGCGGCCGGATCGACGCGGTCTACAAGGAGCCCGGCCCGGGCGGCGACCGCTTCGAGATCGTCGACTGGAAGACCGGCCGGAACCTCCCCTCGGGCGCCGGCGGCGCCGACCCCCTCCAACTCGCCGTCTACCGCCTGGCCTGGGCCGAGCGGTACGGCCTGGCCCCGTCCGAGGTCGGCGCCGCGTTCCTCTTCGTCCGCACCGGGGAAGTGGTCAGACCGGCGCGCCTACCAGGCCGGGAGGGGTTGGAGCGGATCCTGCGGGGCGAGACCGCCGGCCGGTATCCCCCGGAAGGCCGATAG
- a CDS encoding ATP-dependent helicase, which produces MSPSLPAVPPAQPREAARRGAPGAYRLVRTPPERTAPPTLDAAQRAVVEHRQGPLLVLAGPGTGKTTTLVESVVRRVRAGTDPERILVLTFSRKAAVALRDRLAARLADEGGGPSAARRPDAPQATTFHSFCYALVRGHQDADLFADPLRLLSGPEQDLVVRELLEGQAELAGDGRARVGWPDELRACLTTRGFADEVRAVLARSRELGLGPDALGDFARRTGRPDWRAAAAFLAEYLDVLDAQGVLDYAELVHRAVLLAERPEVAAQLAGAYDAVYVDEYQDTDAAQVRLLRALAGHQGALAAPGSAGRTLLAFGDPDQSIYAFRGADVNGILDFPETFRRADGAPAPVAVLCTSRRAGATLLAATRLLTRRMPLTRLPADAVRAHREPTPVRDGGRVEVFTYPTPGAELDNIADLLRRAHLERGVPWREMAVLVRAGGRSIPAVRRALTAAGIPLDIDGDDLPLRHEPAVAPLLTALRVAAGVPGGPASAAPLDAAPQAPDTEDAAAERTAALRIDPETAIDLLSSPLGGMDAADLRRLGRALREEERAAGHPVPPPSDELIARALAEPERLVAHDPGHARGARRLGLLLREARELLAGGGTAEEALWELWNGTPWPARLERAARRGGAAGRNADRDLDAVVALFETAARAEERTGGRGARNFLEELAAQDIAADTLTRRTVRPDAVRLMTAHRAKGLEWRLVVVAGVQEGLWPDLRRRGSLLEADRIGRDGLAEPLTPGALLAEERRLFYVAATRARERLVVTAVKAAAEDGDQPSRFLTELGVTPQDVTGRPRRPLTVAALVAELRATTVDPDAGPALRDAAAQRLARLAALRDDEGHPLVPAAHPDSWWGLEEPTDNSVPLRDRDRPVVLSGSALDQLANTCALQWFLGREVKADAPATAAQGFGNVVHVLADEVASGRTPADLTVLMARLDSVWDALAFDAPWKSRQEKDQARAALERFLRWHVMERESLGRDTVATEHGFDVTLAAGAYEVRIRGSMDHVARDAEGRAYVVDFKTGKQKPTGPEVARHPQLAVYQLAVREGALDDAFDGQRPESGGAELVHLRLGAPRKEGGEAFPAVQAQPPPEGDWVGELLATAAGRVLEERFTPTTGAHCTHCAFRASCSARPEGRQIVE; this is translated from the coding sequence TTGAGCCCCTCCCTTCCGGCCGTTCCGCCGGCGCAGCCCCGCGAGGCCGCGCGGCGGGGCGCCCCCGGCGCGTACCGCCTGGTGCGCACCCCGCCGGAGCGGACCGCGCCGCCGACCCTGGACGCCGCCCAGCGCGCCGTGGTGGAGCACCGGCAGGGGCCACTGCTGGTCCTCGCCGGGCCGGGGACGGGCAAGACCACGACGCTGGTGGAGTCCGTGGTGCGCCGCGTCCGGGCGGGGACGGACCCCGAGCGGATCCTCGTCCTGACCTTCAGCCGGAAGGCCGCGGTCGCCCTCCGGGACCGGCTGGCCGCCCGGCTGGCCGACGAGGGGGGCGGGCCGTCCGCCGCCCGCCGGCCCGACGCCCCCCAGGCCACCACCTTCCACTCCTTCTGCTACGCCCTGGTCCGCGGTCACCAGGACGCCGACCTCTTCGCCGACCCGTTGCGGCTGCTGTCCGGCCCCGAGCAGGACCTGGTCGTCCGCGAGCTCCTGGAGGGCCAGGCGGAGCTGGCCGGTGACGGCCGCGCCAGGGTGGGCTGGCCGGACGAGCTGCGGGCCTGCCTGACCACCCGGGGCTTCGCCGACGAGGTCCGCGCGGTGCTGGCCCGCAGTCGCGAACTGGGCCTGGGCCCGGACGCGTTGGGCGACTTCGCCCGCCGCACTGGCCGCCCCGACTGGCGGGCCGCGGCTGCCTTCCTCGCCGAGTACCTCGACGTCCTGGACGCCCAAGGGGTGCTGGACTACGCCGAGTTGGTGCACCGCGCGGTGCTGCTGGCCGAGCGCCCCGAGGTCGCCGCCCAACTGGCTGGCGCCTACGACGCGGTCTACGTGGACGAGTACCAGGACACCGACGCCGCCCAGGTGCGGCTGCTGCGGGCGCTCGCCGGCCACCAGGGCGCGCTGGCCGCCCCCGGTTCCGCGGGCCGCACGCTGCTGGCCTTCGGCGACCCGGACCAGTCGATCTACGCCTTCCGGGGCGCCGACGTCAACGGCATCCTCGACTTCCCGGAGACCTTCCGGCGCGCCGACGGGGCCCCCGCCCCGGTGGCCGTGCTGTGCACCTCCCGGCGCGCCGGCGCCACGCTGCTGGCCGCCACCCGCCTGCTCACCCGCCGGATGCCGCTCACCCGGCTCCCGGCCGACGCGGTCCGCGCCCACCGGGAGCCCACCCCCGTCCGGGACGGCGGCCGGGTCGAGGTGTTCACCTACCCGACCCCCGGGGCCGAGCTCGACAACATCGCCGACCTGTTGCGCCGCGCCCACCTCGAACGGGGCGTGCCCTGGCGCGAGATGGCCGTCCTGGTGCGCGCCGGGGGGCGCTCGATCCCCGCCGTGCGCCGCGCGCTCACCGCCGCCGGGATCCCGCTCGACATCGACGGCGACGACCTCCCGCTCCGCCACGAACCGGCCGTCGCGCCGCTGTTGACGGCGCTGCGGGTGGCGGCCGGCGTACCGGGCGGGCCCGCGTCCGCCGCCCCGTTGGACGCGGCACCGCAGGCCCCGGACACCGAGGACGCCGCAGCGGAGCGGACGGCCGCCCTCCGCATCGATCCCGAGACCGCCATCGACCTGCTGAGCTCCCCGTTGGGCGGGATGGACGCGGCCGACCTGCGGCGGCTGGGCCGGGCGCTGCGCGAGGAGGAGCGGGCCGCCGGCCACCCGGTGCCGCCGCCCTCCGACGAGCTCATCGCCCGCGCGCTGGCCGAGCCCGAGCGGCTGGTGGCCCACGACCCCGGCCACGCCCGCGGCGCCCGGCGGCTCGGCCTGCTGCTGCGCGAGGCCCGGGAGCTGCTCGCCGGCGGCGGGACGGCCGAGGAGGCGCTGTGGGAGCTGTGGAACGGCACCCCCTGGCCGGCCCGGCTGGAGCGGGCCGCCCGGCGCGGCGGGGCCGCCGGGCGCAACGCCGACCGCGATCTGGACGCGGTGGTCGCCCTGTTCGAGACCGCGGCCCGCGCCGAGGAGCGCACCGGCGGCCGCGGCGCCCGGAACTTCCTGGAGGAGCTGGCCGCCCAGGACATCGCCGCGGACACCCTCACCCGCCGTACGGTCCGCCCGGACGCCGTCCGCCTGATGACCGCGCACCGCGCCAAGGGCCTGGAATGGCGGCTCGTGGTGGTGGCCGGGGTCCAGGAGGGCCTCTGGCCCGACCTGCGCCGCCGCGGCTCCCTCCTGGAGGCGGACCGGATCGGCCGGGACGGCCTGGCCGAACCGCTCACCCCGGGCGCCCTGCTCGCCGAGGAGCGCCGGCTGTTCTACGTGGCCGCGACCCGGGCCCGCGAGCGCCTGGTGGTCACCGCCGTCAAGGCCGCGGCCGAGGACGGCGACCAGCCGTCCCGGTTCCTGACCGAACTCGGCGTCACCCCCCAGGACGTCACCGGCCGCCCCCGCCGCCCGTTGACCGTCGCCGCGCTCGTCGCCGAACTGCGCGCCACCACCGTCGACCCGGACGCCGGCCCCGCGCTGCGCGACGCCGCCGCCCAACGGCTGGCCCGGCTGGCCGCGTTGCGCGACGACGAGGGCCACCCCTTGGTGCCGGCCGCGCACCCGGACAGTTGGTGGGGCCTGGAAGAGCCCACCGACAACTCCGTCCCGTTGCGCGACCGCGACCGCCCCGTGGTGCTCTCCGGCAGCGCCCTCGACCAACTGGCCAACACCTGCGCCCTCCAGTGGTTCCTGGGGCGCGAGGTGAAGGCCGACGCCCCGGCCACCGCCGCCCAGGGCTTCGGCAACGTCGTCCACGTCCTCGCCGACGAGGTCGCCTCCGGGCGCACCCCGGCCGACCTGACCGTCCTGATGGCACGCCTGGACTCCGTCTGGGACGCGCTCGCCTTCGACGCCCCCTGGAAGTCCCGCCAGGAGAAGGACCAGGCCCGCGCCGCCCTGGAGCGCTTCCTGCGCTGGCACGTCATGGAGCGCGAGAGCCTCGGCCGGGACACCGTGGCCACCGAGCACGGCTTCGACGTCACCCTCGCCGCCGGCGCCTACGAGGTCCGCATCCGCGGCAGCATGGACCACGTCGCGCGCGACGCCGAGGGCCGTGCCTACGTCGTCGACTTCAAGACGGGCAAGCAGAAGCCGACCGGCCCCGAGGTCGCCCGCCACCCGCAGCTCGCCGTCTACCAACTCGCGGTCCGCGAGGGCGCCCTCGACGACGCCTTCGACGGACAGCGGCCGGAGTCCGGCGGCGCCGAGCTGGTCCACCTGCGGCTGGGCGCGCCCCGCAAGGAGGGCGGCGAGGCGTTCCCGGCCGTCCAGGCGCAGCCGCCGCCGGAGGGCGACTGGGTCGGCGAGCTGCTCGCCACCGCCGCCGGCCGCGTCCTGGAGGAGCGCTTCACGCCGACCACCGGCGCGCACTGCACGCACTGCGCCTTCCGGGCCTCCTGCAGCGCGCGCCCCGAGGGCCGGCAGATCGTCGAGTGA
- a CDS encoding MGMT family protein codes for MKGTGDMDSAGAVGDRAAPEALPDYAERVLGVAEEIPPGRVMTYGDVAEWLKDEDHPEGPAPGGPRQVGRVMALYGSAVPWWRVVRADGVLLPGHELRALAHYRDEGTPLKGASAATEGHIPRIDMRRARWDGDTASGDEGR; via the coding sequence ATGAAGGGGACCGGAGACATGGACAGCGCCGGCGCCGTCGGCGACCGGGCCGCGCCGGAGGCCCTGCCGGACTACGCGGAGCGGGTCCTCGGCGTCGCCGAGGAGATCCCGCCCGGCAGGGTCATGACCTACGGGGACGTCGCGGAGTGGCTCAAGGACGAGGACCATCCCGAGGGCCCGGCGCCGGGCGGCCCGCGCCAGGTGGGGCGGGTGATGGCCCTCTACGGCAGCGCGGTGCCCTGGTGGCGGGTGGTCCGCGCGGACGGCGTGCTGCTCCCCGGCCACGAACTGCGCGCCCTGGCCCACTACCGGGACGAGGGCACGCCCCTCAAGGGAGCCTCGGCGGCCACCGAGGGCCACATACCGCGGATCGACATGCGGCGGGCGCGGTGGGACGGCGACACCGCGTCCGGGGACGAGGGGCGCTAG